A section of the Bradyrhizobium oligotrophicum S58 genome encodes:
- a CDS encoding peroxiredoxin: MSKESRKKSSNPASYGAAPGNRVAAAAKKVAKKTASQTTTKSAKKTTAKTAMAKAATTKASVAKAAKPASGGAGLAEGAKAPAFKLPRDGGATVSLADFAGRKLVLFFYPKANTPGCTKEAIDFTRLSKDFAAAGTAVLGVSADSVKAQDNFRDKHDLAVPLISDETHGMLEAYGAWGEKSLYGRKFLGIIRSTVLIGADGRVAKVWRNVKVDGHADAVLAAARGL; encoded by the coding sequence ATGTCAAAGGAATCACGAAAGAAATCGTCTAATCCGGCGTCATACGGGGCAGCCCCCGGGAACCGGGTTGCAGCCGCGGCCAAGAAGGTCGCGAAAAAGACCGCCAGCCAGACAACGACGAAGTCCGCCAAGAAGACCACTGCAAAGACGGCGATGGCCAAGGCTGCGACCACCAAGGCCAGCGTGGCAAAGGCCGCGAAGCCGGCGTCGGGCGGAGCCGGGCTTGCCGAGGGCGCCAAGGCCCCCGCCTTCAAGCTGCCCCGCGATGGCGGCGCAACCGTCTCGCTCGCCGACTTTGCCGGACGGAAGCTCGTGCTGTTCTTCTATCCCAAGGCCAACACGCCCGGCTGTACCAAGGAGGCGATCGATTTCACGCGCCTGTCGAAGGACTTCGCCGCCGCCGGCACGGCGGTGCTCGGCGTGTCAGCCGATTCGGTCAAGGCGCAGGACAATTTCCGCGACAAGCATGACCTCGCGGTGCCGCTGATCTCGGACGAGACCCATGGAATGCTCGAGGCCTATGGCGCCTGGGGCGAGAAATCGCTCTATGGCCGCAAATTCCTCGGCATCATCAGGAGCACCGTGCTGATCGGCGCCGACGGCCGAGTCGCCAAGGTGTGGCGCAACGTCAAGGTCGACGGCCATGCCGATGCGGTGCTGGCGGCGGCGCGCGGGCTCTGA
- a CDS encoding M23 family metallopeptidase has translation MSHRSGQYAEYPQHHSHDRGHAHHRRAPATHPAPAAATSPSDYTLVHAGKQVRIGPVVFWIVVGTVSLLGLWSAATGTYFAFRDDVLTRLIARQAEMQYAYEDRIAELRAKVDRATSRQLLDQEQFDQKLDQILKRQTALEGRATALGSMPDVTGSIRLPARGPAAIEAPSAPATPKPSPISDTVIFTAPPDREARLESRSPVIANAQPNPSTKLAGVDNVLTRLTRSLDQVEARQIAMLSSAEETLESKLRRMRGVVSDLGLDMGQLEAATPKGAMGGPFVPVRIGAESGPFERQLYRISITRAQVEKMNRTLSLVPYRKPVIGEVEFTSGFGVRSDPFLGRPAMHTGLDFRAATGDPVRVTANGKVVNAGWAGGYGRMVEVDHGNGLSTRYGHLSEINVKIGQQVKIGDIVGEVGSTGRSTGPHLHYETRIDGEAVDPQKFLRAGVRLSAG, from the coding sequence ATGTCGCATCGTTCCGGCCAGTACGCCGAATATCCCCAGCACCATTCTCACGACCGCGGGCACGCCCATCATCGGCGCGCGCCCGCGACCCATCCGGCGCCCGCCGCGGCCACCTCGCCGAGCGACTACACGCTGGTGCATGCCGGCAAGCAGGTCCGCATCGGCCCGGTGGTGTTCTGGATCGTGGTCGGCACCGTCAGCCTGCTCGGCCTGTGGTCGGCAGCCACCGGCACCTATTTCGCGTTCCGTGACGACGTGCTGACGCGGCTGATCGCGCGCCAGGCCGAGATGCAATACGCCTATGAGGATCGCATCGCTGAGCTGCGCGCCAAGGTCGACCGCGCCACCAGCCGCCAGCTGCTCGACCAGGAGCAGTTCGACCAGAAGCTCGACCAGATCCTGAAGCGCCAGACCGCGCTCGAGGGCCGCGCCACCGCGCTCGGCAGCATGCCCGACGTGACCGGCTCGATCCGCCTGCCGGCGCGCGGACCCGCTGCGATCGAGGCGCCGTCGGCGCCGGCCACGCCGAAACCATCGCCGATCAGCGACACCGTGATCTTCACCGCGCCGCCGGACCGCGAAGCGCGGCTCGAATCGCGCAGCCCCGTCATCGCCAACGCGCAGCCGAATCCCTCCACCAAGCTTGCCGGTGTCGACAACGTGCTGACCCGCCTGACACGCTCGCTTGATCAAGTCGAGGCGCGGCAGATCGCGATGCTGTCCTCAGCGGAAGAGACGCTGGAATCGAAGCTGCGCCGGATGCGCGGCGTGGTCTCCGATCTCGGCCTCGACATGGGCCAGCTCGAAGCGGCGACACCGAAGGGCGCGATGGGTGGCCCGTTCGTGCCGGTCAGGATCGGCGCCGAGTCCGGCCCGTTCGAGCGCCAGCTCTACCGCATCAGCATCACCCGGGCGCAGGTCGAGAAGATGAACCGCACCCTGTCGCTGGTGCCCTATCGCAAGCCGGTCATCGGCGAGGTCGAGTTCACCTCCGGCTTCGGCGTGCGCTCGGATCCGTTCCTCGGCCGCCCCGCCATGCACACCGGTCTCGACTTCCGCGCTGCCACCGGCGATCCCGTCCGCGTCACCGCCAATGGCAAGGTCGTGAACGCCGGCTGGGCCGGCGGCTATGGCCGCATGGTCGAGGTCGATCACGGCAACGGCCTCTCGACCCGCTACGGCCATCTCTCCGAGATCAACGTCAAGATCGGCCAGCAGGTGAAGATCGGCGACATCGTCGGCGAGGTCGGTTCGACCGGCCGCTCGACCGGCCCGCATCTGCACTACGAGACCCGCATCGACGGCGAAGCCGTCGACCCGCAGAAGTTCTTGCGCGCCGGCGTGCGGTTGAGCGCGGGTTAA
- a CDS encoding TonB-dependent receptor domain-containing protein: MPNLRPGPRRPISSASSSLTSSALLAAAALLCPTASSAIARPAAWLPSVTVDPARPRTAKPRPRPTASHEAHAPAPHATEAATPQKDPAPAVASRTLPAQAGFDRGLSASDSAGLVADLPGGASWGAGGVSSLPAINGFGADRLQVAINSMLISPACPNEMNPPLSFVNPAMIAKMRAYLGIGPVSVGGDYIGSRIDVTTAPPAFAATDGWIASTRVSSFYRSNGNAYGVDATATVANRDTSVTYSGGWVRSGNYKAGDGSTVKSTLYETQNHALSISKRSFGNLFTFQVGGQFIPYQGYVNQYMDMVYNRGLFANGRYEGTFDWGMIEASAFVHQIRHTMGFIAPDKVASMPMDTKGIDGGYAIKATLPVSGRDLLRVGNELALNRLDDWWSPVAGSMMMGPNSFLNINGGQRDRVGTFVEWERHWDRQWTSVVGLRNDIVRMNTGNVAGYNAMTSGADAAAFNAADRARTDVHLDGSALLRYEPDAISQYELGFARKTRSPNLYERYAWSTNAMAMQMIGWFGDGNGYVGNLDLKPEKAHTVSFTAGWHDPAQKIWDVKVTPYASYVQDYIDVDRCGTASCLASNPANLTANTGFVSLQFANHDATLVGVNVEGRLTVWDDLTYGHGQIRGLIGYVRGRRTDGVDLYHMMPVNAKLALDHHLGGWTNSVELQLVGSKDVVSQVHNELTTPSYALVNLRTGYEWQHVRLDLGVDNLFNRTYYLPLGGADLVDNKVVSMMGSSAAYGYAVKGPGRSLNARLSVSF; encoded by the coding sequence ATGCCGAACCTCCGACCGGGCCCTCGACGGCCCATTTCATCTGCGTCCTCCAGCCTGACCTCATCAGCTCTGCTCGCGGCGGCCGCGCTGCTCTGCCCCACCGCGAGCTCCGCCATCGCACGACCAGCAGCCTGGCTCCCGTCCGTCACGGTCGATCCGGCGCGTCCTCGCACGGCCAAGCCACGGCCGCGGCCGACGGCAAGCCACGAGGCTCACGCGCCGGCACCGCACGCCACCGAAGCCGCCACGCCGCAGAAGGACCCTGCTCCGGCTGTCGCCAGTCGCACGCTGCCGGCGCAGGCTGGCTTCGATCGCGGTCTCTCCGCGAGCGATTCGGCAGGCCTCGTCGCCGACCTGCCGGGCGGCGCGAGCTGGGGCGCCGGCGGCGTCTCCAGCCTGCCCGCCATCAACGGCTTCGGCGCCGACCGGCTGCAGGTCGCGATCAACTCGATGCTGATCTCGCCGGCCTGCCCGAACGAGATGAATCCGCCGCTGTCCTTCGTCAATCCGGCGATGATCGCGAAGATGCGCGCCTATCTCGGCATCGGCCCGGTCTCGGTCGGCGGCGACTATATCGGCAGCCGCATCGACGTCACCACGGCGCCGCCCGCCTTCGCCGCGACGGACGGCTGGATCGCCAGCACGCGCGTCTCCAGCTTCTACCGCAGCAATGGCAACGCCTACGGCGTCGACGCGACCGCAACCGTGGCCAACCGCGACACCAGCGTGACCTACAGCGGCGGCTGGGTTCGGTCCGGCAACTACAAGGCCGGCGACGGCTCGACGGTGAAGTCGACGCTCTACGAGACGCAGAACCACGCCCTCAGCATCTCCAAGCGGAGCTTCGGCAACCTGTTCACGTTCCAGGTCGGTGGCCAGTTCATCCCCTATCAGGGCTATGTGAACCAATACATGGACATGGTCTACAACCGCGGCCTGTTCGCCAACGGCCGCTACGAAGGCACGTTCGACTGGGGCATGATCGAGGCCTCCGCCTTCGTGCATCAGATCCGGCACACGATGGGCTTCATCGCGCCCGACAAGGTCGCCTCGATGCCGATGGACACCAAAGGCATCGACGGCGGCTACGCCATCAAGGCGACGCTGCCGGTGTCCGGCCGTGACCTGCTGCGCGTCGGCAACGAGCTCGCGCTCAACCGGCTGGACGACTGGTGGAGTCCCGTTGCCGGCTCGATGATGATGGGCCCGAACAGCTTCCTCAACATCAATGGCGGACAGCGCGACCGCGTCGGCACCTTCGTCGAATGGGAGCGGCATTGGGACCGGCAATGGACGTCGGTCGTCGGGCTGCGCAACGACATCGTGCGGATGAACACCGGCAACGTCGCCGGCTACAACGCGATGACGTCCGGCGCCGATGCCGCAGCGTTCAACGCCGCCGATCGCGCCCGGACCGACGTGCATCTCGATGGTTCGGCGCTGCTGCGCTACGAGCCCGACGCGATCAGCCAGTACGAGCTCGGCTTCGCCCGCAAGACGCGCTCGCCTAATCTGTATGAGCGCTATGCCTGGTCGACCAATGCGATGGCGATGCAGATGATCGGCTGGTTCGGCGACGGCAACGGCTATGTCGGCAATCTCGACCTCAAGCCGGAGAAGGCGCACACGGTGAGCTTCACCGCCGGCTGGCACGATCCGGCGCAGAAAATATGGGACGTCAAGGTGACGCCCTATGCGAGCTACGTGCAGGACTACATCGACGTCGACCGCTGCGGCACGGCGAGCTGCCTCGCCAGCAATCCCGCCAACCTGACTGCGAACACCGGCTTCGTCTCTCTGCAGTTCGCCAACCACGACGCGACGCTGGTCGGCGTCAATGTCGAGGGGCGCCTGACGGTCTGGGACGATCTGACCTACGGCCACGGCCAGATCCGCGGCCTGATCGGCTATGTCAGGGGCCGCCGCACCGACGGCGTCGACCTCTATCACATGATGCCGGTCAACGCGAAGCTCGCGCTCGACCATCATCTCGGCGGCTGGACCAATTCGGTCGAGCTGCAGCTCGTCGGATCGAAAGACGTCGTGAGCCAGGTCCACAACGAGCTGACCACGCCGTCCTACGCGCTGGTCAATTTGCGCACCGGCTATGAATGGCAGCACGTGCGGCTCGATCTCGGCGTCGACAATCTGTTCAACCGGACTTACTATCTGCCGCTCGGCGGCGCCGATCTGGTCGACAACAAAGTCGTATCGATGATGGGCTCATCGGCGGCCTATGGCTACGCGGTCAAGGGCCCCGGCAGGTCGCTGAATGCGCGGCTGAGCGTGAGCTTCTGA
- a CDS encoding YhdP family protein, whose protein sequence is MARQTSPHRPHLQADTQGQQWDDADWDVADPSEDTAEHDEVAGQRARRLLARSDSSDLGARPRKPGGRLLRRTVVTLAVLMLITAIGFAGLWLRLGAGPISLDLATPWLAAAIEDNIGHGNTVEVGGTQIERAGRIRIAVRIRDIVVRDQEKAIVASAPKAEVRLSGAALLMGQLRAESLKLVDAELAIRITPDGTVTVSTGETAKPLATGVASKRDAGLPPTFPRPGQAPTSAAPQAAAPQAAPGSSPTVAPVGAQNGLLAGLDWLDSLSLTGLDGQNLNEIGLKNGVLVVDDQQRGNKWTFENISLSLRRPSGGGVALSLGEEGAKPWLLRILVGPQANGVRTVELKADKVSTSNILLALRLKDLTYMADLPLTGDIKGELGRDGLPTYLRGKINIGAGNIIDTDTPDYPMAIDSAELNMEWDAGRRVLVAPFKVISGANRVTLNANLEPPNDGVNDWRLSLNGGTILLGAIANEAPLIFNRISINFRFDTEGKRVLLTQAEVSNGEIGVAGTGSVDYAGEPRLKLGFAATPMPVLAMKRIWPALIVPEVRAWIIERIERGSVQRIDVAVNSPTRNLPRKGPPIPDDGLDVNIVGTNVTVHPVDGLPSVRDADVKAHVTGRTATVTIGQGVADTPAGRKLNFSDVVFEVPDMAPKPSPSRVRMRVDGQVAAAAEILASDRLNDLSSMPIDPNQTKGTFQASVNLAMPVKGELTKADTNYTVTADLNGFAAEKLVMNQKLEATTLKIVANTAGYQVKGDVKINGQPATLDYRKPTEGDADIKMQAILDDASRARLGMDLGTAITGNVPLKLNGKIAGSSDRDSRLGVEADLTQLKLDNLLPGWVKNPGKAGKATFNVVAKQQSTRFEDINIEGGGVSIKGSLEVDQNGDLMNANFPTYSPSEGDKTQLKAERGQDGVLKLSMRGDVFDGRGFLKSAISGTNKDADKNKARSNLDFDAEVKLGAVAGFNGEALRSVDVKLSRRGGAFKSLNLSGKVGRDTPVTADIRVGREAPSSDPRARRQGREVIFLVTSDAGALLRFADTYTKMAGGDLELAMEPPTADSNPKEGLAIVRNFTVRGEQALDRAASGATQGASQGIAFTMLRAEFTRQNGLLSIRDGVVKGPTLGLTLEGSIDYNVNQVRASGTIVPLYGLNNMLNQIPIVGLFLGGSNEGLFGVTYEVVGTPGQPVVRINPISAILPGVTRKIMDFNTGKQPYPAGELPPNN, encoded by the coding sequence ATGGCAAGACAGACATCACCCCACCGGCCCCATCTGCAAGCGGACACCCAGGGCCAACAGTGGGATGACGCCGATTGGGACGTGGCCGACCCGTCCGAAGATACAGCAGAGCACGACGAGGTGGCCGGACAACGCGCACGCCGCCTGCTGGCGCGGTCTGATTCGAGCGATCTCGGCGCGCGTCCGCGCAAGCCCGGCGGCCGGCTGCTGCGGCGAACCGTGGTCACGCTTGCGGTCCTGATGCTGATCACGGCCATCGGATTCGCAGGACTGTGGCTGCGGCTCGGCGCGGGTCCGATCAGCCTGGACCTGGCGACGCCGTGGCTCGCCGCGGCGATCGAGGACAATATCGGTCACGGCAACACGGTCGAGGTCGGCGGCACCCAGATCGAGCGGGCGGGCCGGATCCGGATTGCCGTGCGGATCCGCGACATCGTCGTGCGCGACCAGGAGAAGGCGATCGTCGCCAGTGCGCCGAAGGCCGAGGTGCGGCTGTCGGGCGCTGCGCTGCTGATGGGCCAACTGCGGGCCGAGAGCCTCAAGCTGGTCGATGCCGAGCTCGCGATCAGAATCACGCCGGACGGCACCGTCACGGTCTCCACCGGCGAAACCGCCAAGCCGCTGGCCACCGGCGTCGCCTCCAAGCGCGATGCCGGCCTGCCACCGACTTTCCCGCGGCCGGGCCAGGCGCCGACATCTGCCGCGCCCCAGGCCGCCGCGCCGCAAGCAGCGCCAGGCAGCTCCCCGACGGTGGCGCCCGTGGGCGCCCAGAACGGCCTCCTGGCCGGGCTCGACTGGCTCGACAGCCTCAGCCTGACAGGGCTCGACGGCCAGAACCTGAACGAGATCGGCCTGAAGAACGGCGTGCTGGTCGTCGACGATCAGCAGCGCGGCAACAAATGGACGTTCGAGAACATCAGCCTCAGCCTGCGCCGGCCCTCGGGCGGCGGCGTGGCGCTGAGCCTCGGCGAAGAGGGCGCCAAGCCCTGGCTGCTGCGAATCCTGGTCGGGCCACAGGCCAACGGCGTGCGCACGGTCGAGCTCAAGGCCGACAAGGTCTCGACCAGCAACATCCTGCTGGCGCTGCGGCTGAAAGATCTGACCTACATGGCGGACCTGCCGCTGACCGGGGACATCAAGGGCGAGCTCGGCCGCGACGGCCTGCCGACCTATCTGCGCGGCAAGATCAACATCGGTGCGGGCAACATCATCGACACCGATACGCCCGACTACCCGATGGCGATCGATTCCGCCGAGCTGAACATGGAGTGGGACGCCGGCCGCCGCGTGCTGGTCGCGCCGTTCAAGGTCATCTCAGGCGCCAACCGCGTCACGCTGAACGCCAATCTGGAGCCGCCGAACGATGGGGTGAACGACTGGCGGCTGAGCTTGAACGGCGGCACGATCCTGCTTGGCGCGATCGCGAACGAGGCGCCGCTGATCTTCAACCGCATCTCGATCAACTTTCGCTTCGACACTGAGGGCAAGCGCGTGCTGCTGACGCAGGCCGAGGTGTCGAATGGCGAGATCGGCGTCGCCGGCACCGGCAGCGTCGACTATGCCGGCGAGCCGCGGTTGAAGCTCGGCTTCGCCGCGACGCCGATGCCAGTGCTGGCGATGAAACGGATCTGGCCGGCGCTGATCGTGCCGGAGGTACGGGCCTGGATCATCGAGCGCATCGAGCGCGGCTCCGTGCAGCGGATCGACGTCGCGGTGAATTCGCCGACGCGCAATTTGCCGCGCAAGGGGCCGCCGATCCCGGACGACGGTCTCGACGTCAACATCGTCGGCACCAATGTGACCGTTCATCCCGTCGATGGCCTGCCATCGGTGCGCGATGCCGACGTCAAGGCGCATGTCACCGGCCGCACCGCGACCGTCACGATCGGGCAGGGCGTCGCCGACACCCCGGCCGGGCGCAAGCTCAACTTCTCTGACGTGGTGTTCGAGGTGCCGGACATGGCGCCGAAGCCGTCCCCGTCGCGGGTGCGCATGCGCGTCGACGGCCAGGTCGCGGCCGCCGCGGAGATTCTCGCCTCCGACCGGCTCAATGATCTGTCGTCGATGCCGATCGATCCCAACCAGACCAAGGGCACGTTCCAGGCCAGCGTCAATCTCGCGATGCCGGTCAAGGGCGAGCTGACCAAGGCCGATACCAACTACACGGTGACGGCGGATCTCAACGGCTTTGCCGCCGAGAAGCTGGTGATGAACCAGAAGCTCGAAGCCACTACGCTGAAGATCGTGGCCAACACGGCCGGCTATCAGGTCAAGGGCGACGTCAAGATCAACGGCCAGCCCGCCACGCTCGACTACCGCAAGCCGACCGAGGGCGACGCCGACATCAAGATGCAGGCGATCCTCGATGACGCCAGTCGCGCCCGGCTCGGCATGGATCTCGGCACCGCGATCACCGGCAACGTCCCGCTCAAGCTCAACGGCAAGATCGCGGGCTCCAGCGATCGCGACAGCCGGCTCGGCGTCGAGGCCGATCTCACGCAGCTGAAGCTCGACAACCTGCTGCCGGGGTGGGTGAAGAACCCGGGCAAGGCGGGCAAGGCGACCTTCAACGTGGTCGCCAAGCAGCAGTCGACGCGCTTCGAGGACATCAACATCGAGGGCGGCGGCGTCTCCATCAAGGGTTCGCTCGAGGTCGATCAGAACGGCGACCTGATGAACGCGAACTTCCCGACCTACTCGCCGTCGGAAGGCGACAAGACGCAGCTCAAGGCCGAGCGCGGCCAGGACGGCGTGCTGAAGCTGTCGATGCGCGGCGACGTGTTCGACGGCCGCGGTTTCCTGAAGTCGGCCATCTCGGGCACCAACAAGGACGCCGACAAGAACAAGGCGCGCTCGAACCTCGATTTCGACGCCGAGGTCAAGCTCGGCGCGGTCGCAGGCTTCAACGGCGAGGCGCTGCGCAGCGTCGACGTCAAGCTCTCGCGGCGTGGCGGCGCCTTCAAGAGCCTGAACCTCAGCGGCAAGGTCGGCCGCGATACGCCTGTCACCGCCGACATTCGCGTCGGCCGCGAGGCGCCCAGCTCGGATCCGCGCGCGCGCCGTCAGGGGCGCGAGGTGATCTTTCTGGTAACCAGCGATGCCGGCGCGCTGCTGCGCTTCGCCGATACCTACACCAAGATGGCGGGCGGCGATCTGGAGCTCGCGATGGAGCCGCCGACGGCCGATTCCAATCCCAAGGAAGGCCTGGCGATCGTTCGCAACTTCACGGTCAGGGGCGAGCAGGCGCTCGATCGCGCCGCCTCGGGCGCCACGCAGGGCGCCTCGCAAGGCATTGCCTTCACGATGCTGCGCGCCGAGTTCACCCGGCAGAACGGGCTGCTCTCGATCCGCGACGGGGTCGTCAAGGGGCCGACGCTCGGCCTCACCCTCGAAGGCAGCATCGACTACAACGTCAACCAGGTCCGGGCGTCGGGCACGATCGTGCCGTTGTACGGGCTGAACAACATGTTGAACCAGATCCCGATCGTCGGGCTGTTCCTGGGCGGCAGCAATGAGGGCCTGTTCGGCGTGACCTACGAGGTCGTCGGCACGCCGGGGCAGCCCGTGGTCCGCATCAATCCGATCTCGGCGATCCTGCCCGGCGTGACGCGAAAGATCATGGACTTCAACACCGGCAAGCAGCCTTATCCGGCGGGCGAGCTGCCGCCGAACAATTGA
- a CDS encoding methyl-accepting chemotaxis protein, with product MTLLSRMKFRTKLASMVILAIMTVVAIVAVSGWLSRARMLEDRITQMHTAVDLVYGLAETLQTEVAAGKMSVDEAKNKFRYLARRMTFNNGQGYPIAYNASDSALLLNAANEKLEGKILGTRDANGVMIADAQIKAAQQKPEGSTTSYLYPRPGQTEPLRKVVFVRSFAPWNIVMSYGLYVDDIEADVYGLLIRLAAIGAALLVLLGILSFLISHNVVGGLHRLKDRMQDIAGGRLEQPVAETERGDEIGRMAETLEVLRKTAITARMLEQEQAASKQRSESDKRDALIAMADRFDASVGQLVGLMASGAGELEATAKSMTGTAESTNARATAVSSAATEAGSRVQTVATAAEELSSSITEISRQVAQSAEVTGRAVESARHTDGIVRALADGAKQIEHVAELISSIAGQTNLLALNATIEAARAGEAGRGFAVVAAEVKSLASQTAQATQEIGERIAQIQNATREAVGALDGITLTIEEVSAIAATIGSAIEEQGTATAEIARNVTQTAQATHEVTANIGGVSTAANETGSAASHVLIAAGNLSRQAEQLTREVDTFLAGVRAA from the coding sequence GTGACACTGCTCAGCCGCATGAAGTTCCGCACCAAGCTCGCAAGCATGGTGATCCTTGCGATCATGACCGTGGTCGCGATCGTCGCCGTCTCTGGCTGGTTGAGCCGTGCGCGCATGCTGGAAGATCGCATCACCCAGATGCATACGGCGGTCGACCTCGTCTACGGTCTCGCAGAAACGCTGCAGACGGAGGTCGCGGCAGGAAAAATGTCGGTCGACGAGGCCAAGAACAAGTTCCGCTATCTCGCGCGCCGAATGACGTTCAACAACGGCCAGGGATATCCGATCGCCTACAACGCGTCCGATTCGGCGCTTCTTCTGAATGCCGCCAATGAGAAGCTCGAAGGCAAGATTCTCGGCACCAGGGACGCCAATGGCGTCATGATCGCCGATGCACAGATCAAGGCCGCGCAGCAGAAACCCGAGGGCAGCACGACATCCTATCTCTATCCGCGGCCGGGCCAGACCGAGCCGCTCCGGAAGGTCGTCTTCGTCCGCAGCTTTGCACCGTGGAACATCGTCATGAGCTACGGGCTCTATGTCGATGACATCGAGGCGGACGTCTACGGCCTGCTGATACGGCTTGCGGCCATCGGCGCCGCGCTCCTGGTGCTGCTCGGCATCCTGTCTTTCCTGATCTCTCACAACGTGGTCGGCGGGCTGCACCGGCTGAAGGACCGCATGCAGGACATCGCCGGCGGGCGGCTCGAGCAGCCGGTGGCCGAGACCGAACGCGGTGACGAAATCGGCCGCATGGCGGAGACCCTGGAGGTGCTGCGCAAGACCGCGATCACTGCGCGGATGCTGGAGCAGGAACAAGCGGCCTCCAAGCAGCGCAGCGAGTCGGACAAGCGCGACGCGCTGATTGCCATGGCCGACCGCTTCGATGCCTCGGTGGGCCAACTCGTCGGCTTGATGGCGTCGGGCGCCGGAGAGCTCGAGGCCACGGCAAAATCGATGACCGGTACCGCGGAGAGCACCAATGCGCGCGCGACCGCCGTGAGCTCTGCCGCGACGGAGGCAGGCTCGCGGGTGCAGACGGTCGCGACCGCTGCAGAGGAATTGTCGTCGTCGATCACCGAGATCAGCCGTCAGGTCGCCCAATCCGCCGAGGTCACCGGACGCGCCGTCGAAAGCGCGCGTCATACCGACGGCATCGTTCGCGCCCTGGCCGACGGCGCCAAGCAGATCGAGCATGTGGCGGAGCTGATCTCCAGCATCGCGGGCCAGACCAACCTTCTGGCACTCAACGCCACCATCGAGGCCGCGCGCGCCGGCGAGGCCGGGCGTGGCTTCGCCGTGGTCGCGGCAGAGGTGAAGAGCCTGGCCAGCCAGACCGCCCAGGCGACGCAGGAGATCGGCGAGCGCATCGCCCAGATCCAGAACGCAACCCGCGAGGCCGTCGGCGCACTCGACGGCATCACTTTGACCATCGAGGAGGTGTCTGCGATCGCCGCCACGATCGGGTCGGCGATCGAGGAACAGGGAACGGCCACTGCGGAGATCGCGCGCAACGTCACGCAGACGGCGCAGGCCACCCACGAGGTCACCGCCAATATCGGCGGCGTCTCGACCGCGGCCAATGAGACCGGAAGCGCCGCGAGCCATGTGCTGATCGCCGCCGGCAACCTCTCCAGGCAGGCCGAGCAGTTGACCCGTGAAGTGGACACCTTCCTTGCGGGCGTCAGAGCGGCCTAA
- a CDS encoding MFS transporter, protein MTISAPQEPAHAEETPAAPPARMALVVLGLCFALSVLGRGLGESFTVFLKPISDSFGWDRAEVVSIYSLTALAGGLAAPLIGRLFDYSGPRVVYAVGLLLLGTAFTAAAQAQALWQFQISIGLCVGTGIALIGNVPNSILLGRWFGKKLPTAMAVIYSATGAGVLILLPGSQILIDAIGWRSAYQSFGAVTFVLLVPLALLPWRLFAAGAPHVTKPLADELADDAWTLSRALRHHAFWALFSTFFFTAVGMYAIAPQVVAYLIDAGFAPLQAATAWGFSGVVLLFGMLGVSWLDGLIGRRPSVLFSYAVSIAGILMLWALQAWPNIFLLTGFVVCFGSMIGSRGPLLSATAMKIFRGKRLGTIYGTITIGSGLGSALGSWSGGVIHDLTHGYDAVILLALVSVIIGMIPFLVVPALRT, encoded by the coding sequence ATGACGATCAGCGCGCCGCAAGAGCCTGCGCATGCCGAGGAAACCCCTGCCGCACCGCCAGCCCGCATGGCCCTGGTGGTGCTCGGCCTGTGCTTTGCGCTGTCGGTGCTGGGCCGCGGGCTCGGCGAAAGCTTCACCGTCTTCCTCAAACCGATCTCCGACAGTTTTGGCTGGGACCGCGCCGAGGTGGTCTCGATCTATTCGCTCACGGCGCTGGCCGGCGGCCTCGCCGCGCCGCTGATCGGGCGGCTCTTCGACTATTCCGGACCACGCGTCGTCTACGCGGTCGGGCTGCTGCTGCTGGGCACGGCGTTCACGGCGGCCGCGCAGGCGCAGGCGCTGTGGCAATTCCAGATCAGCATCGGCCTGTGCGTCGGCACCGGCATCGCGCTGATCGGCAACGTGCCCAACTCGATCCTGCTCGGCCGCTGGTTCGGCAAGAAGCTGCCGACCGCGATGGCCGTGATCTATTCGGCGACCGGCGCTGGCGTATTGATCCTGCTGCCGGGCTCGCAGATCCTGATCGACGCCATCGGCTGGCGCAGCGCCTATCAGTCGTTCGGCGCCGTGACATTCGTCCTGCTGGTGCCGCTGGCGCTGCTGCCATGGCGGCTGTTTGCGGCCGGCGCGCCCCACGTCACCAAGCCGCTCGCCGATGAACTCGCCGACGACGCCTGGACCTTGTCGCGTGCGCTGCGCCATCACGCCTTCTGGGCGCTGTTCTCGACCTTCTTCTTCACCGCGGTCGGCATGTACGCGATCGCGCCGCAGGTGGTCGCCTATCTGATCGACGCCGGCTTTGCGCCGCTGCAGGCTGCGACGGCCTGGGGTTTCTCCGGCGTCGTGCTGCTGTTCGGCATGCTCGGCGTGTCCTGGCTCGACGGCCTGATCGGTCGGCGGCCGTCAGTGCTGTTCTCCTATGCGGTGTCGATCGCGGGCATCCTGATGCTATGGGCGCTGCAGGCCTGGCCCAACATCTTTCTGCTGACCGGTTTCGTCGTCTGCTTCGGCAGCATGATCGGCTCGCGCGGGCCGCTGCTGTCGGCGACCGCGATGAAGATCTTCCGCGGCAAGCGGCTCGGCACCATCTACGGCACCATCACCATCGGCAGCGGGCTTGGATCCGCGCTCGGCTCCTGGAGCGGCGGCGTCATCCACGACCTCACGCACGGCTATGACGCGGTGATCCTGCTCGCGCTGGTCAGCGTCATCATCGGCATGATCCCGTTCCTGGTGGTTCCTGCACTCCGCACGTAG